From Actinoplanes oblitus, a single genomic window includes:
- a CDS encoding fructosamine kinase family protein — translation MTGPLLERVRRAGLHDVVSVAPAAGGLAALAGIATRRDAPPVFVKAFADAPAEDVFAAEAEGLAALRELGDVTTPDVLLATPDLLVLSMLEPRPGDEAFWERFAHVLAHLHRSTVHHRFGWHRDNWLGRRRQINTWADDGFAFFAERRLLRWLGEPRVDAALDAGDRAALERLCDRLPELLPERPPCLTHGDLWTQNVLSTPDGRPALIDPAVSYLWAEVDLAHVWTTAPPPEARRFFAVYAELTSLDDGWPVRMPILQLRQHLAVLAQFDDDWGAAGLIRDTLAPFRPLR, via the coding sequence GCGGGCATCGCCACCCGCCGGGACGCGCCGCCGGTGTTCGTCAAGGCGTTCGCCGACGCGCCGGCGGAGGACGTCTTCGCCGCCGAGGCCGAGGGGCTGGCCGCGCTGCGCGAGCTCGGTGACGTGACGACACCCGACGTGCTCCTGGCCACGCCGGACCTGCTCGTGCTGTCGATGCTGGAGCCGCGGCCCGGCGACGAGGCGTTCTGGGAACGGTTCGCGCACGTGCTCGCCCACCTGCACCGGAGCACCGTCCACCACCGGTTCGGCTGGCACCGCGACAACTGGCTGGGCCGACGGCGGCAGATCAACACCTGGGCGGACGACGGTTTCGCGTTCTTCGCCGAGCGCCGTCTGCTGCGCTGGCTGGGCGAACCCCGGGTGGACGCGGCCCTCGACGCGGGTGACCGGGCGGCGCTGGAGAGGCTGTGTGACCGGCTGCCGGAGTTGCTGCCGGAGCGGCCGCCCTGCCTGACCCACGGTGACCTGTGGACGCAGAACGTGCTGTCCACCCCGGACGGGCGGCCGGCGCTGATCGACCCGGCGGTGTCGTACCTGTGGGCCGAGGTCGACCTGGCTCACGTGTGGACCACCGCGCCACCGCCGGAGGCACGGCGGTTCTTCGCGGTCTACGCGGAGCTGACCTCTCTGGACGACGGGTGGCCGGTCCGGATGCCGATCCTCCAGCTGCGGCAGCATCTCGCGGTGCTGGCCCAGTTCGACGACGACTGGGGGGCCGCCGGCCTGATCCGGGACACGCTCGCCCCGTTCCGCCCGCTGCGGTGA
- a CDS encoding MFS transporter has protein sequence MSSRSVRSAPPARVLPRGPGVVLFGTAGFVNALGMGFFYPFSLLFYTSLSGVPLRAVGAVLTVTALAVLPALHLVGRLVDRVGPQPVLAAAGVVRALCFLGFVAIPGLVPLAVFSFLLALATRADNAAAPLLAYRLAPEEQTSQWLALSRVVFNAGIGLGALIASVFIVDTAQGFAVLGLIYASALALTAALYFATRRVPARDRAPAGPARSRPAGPWRHRAFMRVALANALLLTAALAVETGMPVFVLDTLALPAWTVGVLFATNTALLAVLQLPLSRVLDRLRPAVVLALGGLAYAGLYAALLAAGGTPPGLRVVVLVAGVAAYTLGELAVSQAALVMLTGLPPDREKGAYLAFNQLFVGGATALSPLLVTSLLSRAPAMLWWALTALSVLTALLMLPALRPDRRPAGPE, from the coding sequence ATGAGCAGCCGATCGGTGCGCAGCGCCCCGCCCGCCCGGGTGCTGCCCCGCGGTCCCGGCGTGGTGCTGTTCGGGACGGCGGGTTTCGTCAACGCCCTCGGGATGGGCTTCTTCTATCCCTTCAGCCTGCTCTTCTACACCTCGCTGTCCGGGGTGCCGTTGCGCGCCGTCGGGGCCGTGCTGACCGTCACGGCCCTGGCCGTCCTGCCGGCGCTGCACCTGGTGGGCCGGCTGGTCGACAGGGTCGGGCCGCAGCCGGTGCTCGCCGCCGCCGGGGTGGTACGGGCGCTGTGCTTCCTCGGGTTCGTGGCGATCCCGGGCCTGGTGCCGCTGGCCGTCTTCAGCTTCCTGCTGGCGCTGGCCACCCGGGCGGACAACGCCGCGGCACCACTGCTGGCGTACCGGCTGGCCCCGGAGGAGCAGACCAGCCAGTGGCTGGCCCTGTCCCGGGTGGTCTTCAACGCGGGCATCGGGCTGGGCGCCCTGATCGCCAGCGTCTTCATCGTCGACACCGCACAGGGCTTCGCCGTCCTCGGGTTGATCTACGCGAGCGCGCTGGCGCTCACCGCCGCCCTCTACTTCGCGACCCGGCGGGTACCCGCCCGCGACCGGGCCCCGGCCGGACCGGCCCGCAGCCGCCCGGCCGGACCGTGGCGGCACCGGGCGTTCATGCGGGTGGCGCTCGCCAACGCGCTGCTGCTGACCGCGGCGCTGGCCGTGGAGACCGGCATGCCGGTGTTCGTCCTCGACACGCTCGCCCTGCCGGCGTGGACGGTCGGTGTGCTGTTCGCCACGAACACCGCGCTGCTCGCCGTGCTGCAGCTGCCGCTCAGCCGGGTGCTCGACCGGTTGCGTCCGGCGGTGGTACTGGCCCTGGGCGGGCTGGCCTACGCCGGGCTCTACGCCGCGCTGCTCGCGGCCGGCGGCACGCCACCGGGTCTGCGGGTGGTGGTGCTGGTCGCCGGCGTGGCCGCGTACACCCTGGGTGAGCTCGCCGTCTCCCAGGCCGCGCTGGTCATGCTCACCGGTCTGCCGCCGGACCGGGAGAAGGGCGCGTACCTGGCGTTCAACCAGCTCTTCGTCGGTGGCGCCACCGCCCTGTCGCCGCTGCTGGTGACCTCCCTGCTCAGCCGCGCCCCGGCGATGCTGTGGTGGGCGCTGACCGCGCTGAGCGTGCTCACCGCCCTGCTGATGCTGCCGGCGCTTCGTCCCGACCGGCGCCCGGCCGGTCCGGAGTGA
- a CDS encoding GNAT family N-acetyltransferase has protein sequence MLTTTAGTTPADVRATSRAADLPRAGWDALAGPSDIFLTCRWLDVVEATAGVPMTYLWTERDGRPVAGLATALAGDTVPWALGRPDVVLRNSVTAGLPGAAELLAGLGDDPTGRLMPTLLAGGRQVGGTRLLTGPEATAADVTSLVAAAEALARDSGAATVCFLYLDEREESLVRLLAERGYRAFTSGHYSSLRVPPDGYPGYLAALPRKRRVSIGAERRRIVQAGVTVAAESLDAADLDRFAELESQLLAKYEIDLRPGQLLPLLHQVRDCFGDDAFAMVARAEGEVRGFALILRHGDSWYARQTGYDYAYQQRSGAPLYFELLYYRLIEEAAMSGVRTVHYGLGSVDTKRSRGCTATEQRGHLLFL, from the coding sequence GTGCTGACAACAACGGCGGGGACGACGCCGGCGGACGTGCGTGCGACGAGCCGGGCCGCCGACCTGCCCCGCGCGGGCTGGGACGCGCTGGCCGGGCCGTCGGACATCTTCCTCACCTGCCGATGGCTGGACGTGGTGGAGGCCACGGCCGGGGTCCCGATGACCTATCTGTGGACGGAGCGTGACGGCCGTCCGGTGGCCGGGCTGGCCACCGCGCTGGCCGGCGACACGGTTCCGTGGGCCCTGGGACGACCCGACGTGGTGCTGCGCAACAGCGTCACGGCCGGCCTTCCCGGCGCGGCCGAGCTGCTGGCCGGCCTGGGCGACGACCCGACCGGGCGCCTGATGCCCACCCTGCTGGCCGGTGGCCGGCAGGTCGGCGGCACCCGGCTCCTGACCGGGCCGGAGGCCACCGCCGCCGACGTCACGTCGCTGGTCGCCGCCGCGGAGGCGCTCGCCCGCGACAGCGGTGCCGCCACCGTCTGCTTCCTCTATCTGGACGAGCGGGAGGAGTCGCTGGTCCGGCTGCTGGCCGAGCGCGGCTACCGCGCGTTCACCTCCGGGCACTACAGCTCGCTGCGGGTGCCACCGGACGGCTATCCCGGCTACCTCGCCGCGCTGCCCCGCAAGCGGCGGGTGTCGATCGGGGCGGAACGCCGGCGCATCGTCCAGGCCGGCGTGACGGTGGCCGCGGAGTCGCTCGACGCGGCCGACCTGGACCGGTTCGCCGAGCTCGAATCGCAGCTGCTGGCCAAGTACGAGATCGATCTCCGCCCCGGCCAGCTGCTGCCACTGCTGCACCAGGTGCGCGACTGCTTCGGCGACGACGCCTTCGCGATGGTGGCCCGCGCCGAGGGCGAGGTGCGCGGCTTCGCGCTGATCCTGCGCCACGGCGACAGCTGGTACGCCCGGCAGACCGGCTACGACTACGCCTACCAGCAGCGCAGTGGCGCCCCGCTCTACTTCGAACTGCTCTACTACCGGCTCATCGAGGAGGCCGCCATGTCCGGTGTCCGGACCGTCCACTACGGGCTGGGCAGCGTGGACACCAAGCGGTCCCGCGGCTGCACCGCCACCGAGCAGCGCGGCCACCTGCTGTTCCTATGA
- a CDS encoding 2OG-Fe(II)-dependent halogenase WelO5 family protein: MTAAALPVVRTATDVIASELTTETLIQLAEREIGAIHVRGYYPVDVAEKVAEKAINHPALGNYHKQHTSSVGRVYMPHIDTKWDPELSKKYHDAALPAIADVRNMFHPYLSPVDRVRLELQELWPAGANLLRLRKRACFVGAFRVFQPTTSEFYPHNDAIDQETDAPEIEGVLNQLVANIYLRVPEEGGNLQLWLREPTAAEKEVILDVEGLDPATVEPPVHVIHPAAGDLIIFSPRMLHAVTPGSDYRVGAAAFIASKGRDEPLVYWS; the protein is encoded by the coding sequence ATGACTGCTGCCGCTCTGCCGGTGGTCCGTACCGCCACCGACGTCATCGCCTCGGAACTGACCACCGAGACCCTCATTCAGCTGGCCGAACGTGAGATCGGCGCGATCCACGTGCGCGGCTACTACCCGGTCGACGTCGCCGAGAAGGTTGCCGAGAAAGCAATCAACCATCCCGCGCTCGGCAATTATCACAAGCAGCACACCAGCAGTGTCGGTCGCGTTTACATGCCGCACATCGACACCAAATGGGACCCGGAACTGAGCAAGAAATACCATGACGCGGCCCTTCCCGCCATCGCTGACGTCCGGAATATGTTCCACCCGTATCTGTCGCCGGTCGACCGCGTCCGGCTTGAGCTGCAGGAATTGTGGCCGGCCGGGGCCAACCTGCTGCGCCTGCGCAAGCGTGCCTGTTTCGTCGGCGCATTCCGCGTCTTCCAGCCGACCACCTCGGAGTTCTACCCGCACAACGACGCGATCGACCAGGAGACCGACGCCCCGGAGATCGAGGGCGTGCTCAACCAGCTCGTCGCCAACATCTACCTGCGGGTCCCCGAGGAGGGCGGCAACCTGCAGCTGTGGCTGCGCGAGCCGACCGCCGCGGAGAAGGAGGTCATCCTGGACGTGGAGGGTCTCGACCCGGCGACCGTGGAACCGCCGGTTCACGTGATCCACCCGGCGGCCGGCGACCTGATCATCTTCAGCCCCCGGATGCTGCACGCCGTCACTCCGGGTAGCGACTACCGGGTCGGCGCGGCCGCCTTCATCGCGTCCAAGGGACGGGACGAGCCGCTCGTCTACTGGAGCTGA
- a CDS encoding amino acid adenylation domain-containing protein, with product MLPALVRAHAQSHPDRIAVVAGAQRMSYGELDRLVSQLRSRLSGDGIGPGHLVGIHLDRTAATVVAMLAVLGCGATYTIVEPTDPPAEGAGRLARAHPDLVIAGPDHEPVLTRHGLRTLGPDAAGPPAPPAEIAGDDVAYLLYTSGSTGVPKGVMVSHDNIRHYTEALRDRLGIGEPLRYAHVTTLAADLGNTCLFLALWTGGTLHLVGDEDRRDPRGLHDYLRRERIDVLKTTPSHWDAVFRAIGPDAPAEPLLRFLILGGEPLGLSLARRVLTSGITRTLVNHYGPTEATVGVAVHLLDDPAEVDAVAHLGSVPIGTPLGATRLVVRDAGGELHERDATGELYVAGPAVALGYRDEDAATAAAFPAALGTYGRAYRTGDRVRADAEGVLEFLGRDDRQVKIRGYRVELGHVEAALRRLPTVSAAVAVHRKGQRPALVAAVVAEDAAGLREQLRENLPHYLVPDRIEAFGAFPRTGNGKTDHRALRDLLEERLTAPVTSGPATSDPILADVTAAWRGALGHEAFGPDDDFAAAGGTSIDAIAVIAQLQVQGYPVSTAAFLAAPTVTGLAAVLRDGGADDGRGDPDGPADDGLALSPAQSWFFRQDFQQPDHWNQALLLRVDAGVREAELEAALHDVADMHPMLRTAFVPQPGGAGIRRHVTAARDLLTTSALPPGERAAAQHIRQVAADRQAGFSVTGGRLFAAHLFRGTDEAHLLLAAHHLAVDAVSWRIVVNDLSRCYDERRDGRQPGRPYRPTEFGAWAARLRHHAGALRDDLPRFPSSPAVAGGDNPEKHAQAVWFGLSREETRALTRATGAVPNAVLLGAFAQALGDRELVADVESHGRATFDESVDVSRVVGWFTSTYPVRLPVAADVAATVAATSAALDDVPHLGVAYGLHEQPRRAEICYNYLGAFALPRTGGLRAEVSAYSVGPVRGPENDRVYPLKLTGRLHDGQLIADLSFTAGRHDPEQMRALCRATRAHLLSLAGLPAGRAQLVTEHGSSTGLLLQVPPELRDLTPVAEPTTREYASVVLTGATGFIGVHLLHLLLTRTRARVHCLVRAHAGGSAADRLRQTYAWYLPGENLDRYADRLVVHTTDLAGPDLGLSQRAYRTLAGEAEAIYHLAADTRLYGDRESFARQNTSVVRALAGLAATGRPKHLHHVSTLAVCGTGPDGPPVVFSEDSLDVGQRFLNEYERSKFEAERVVHEFAAAGGAGFIYRSGNVSGHSRTGRFQRNAGSSRLVQLLRGCAHLGRVPALDGEALTLSPVDVVAEGILALSRSAAIEGGTFHVESQHTVTYRELFDALRSAGCVLAEDPAPSFAALFRRHVADGDEQAALAYFWAGRPERNVRYEHHRTLRTLSRLGVTFPAPTREWLTGYMAGLIDEGEIPVVRQAGVGRD from the coding sequence ATGCTCCCCGCGCTGGTTCGTGCGCACGCACAGTCCCATCCGGATCGCATCGCCGTCGTCGCTGGCGCACAGCGCATGTCCTACGGCGAGCTGGACCGTCTCGTGTCCCAGCTGCGCTCGCGCCTGTCCGGCGACGGCATCGGTCCCGGCCATCTCGTCGGTATCCATCTCGATCGGACCGCGGCGACGGTAGTGGCCATGCTGGCCGTGCTCGGCTGCGGCGCCACGTACACGATCGTCGAACCCACCGACCCTCCGGCGGAGGGCGCGGGCCGGCTGGCCCGGGCCCACCCCGACCTCGTCATCGCCGGCCCGGATCACGAGCCGGTTCTGACCCGGCACGGCCTGCGCACCCTGGGCCCGGACGCCGCCGGGCCGCCGGCACCGCCGGCCGAGATCGCCGGCGACGACGTCGCGTACCTGCTCTACACCTCCGGCTCGACCGGGGTGCCCAAGGGCGTGATGGTGTCCCACGACAACATCCGGCACTACACCGAGGCGTTGCGCGACCGGCTCGGCATCGGCGAACCGCTGCGGTACGCCCACGTCACCACGCTCGCCGCCGACCTCGGCAACACCTGCCTCTTCCTGGCGCTGTGGACCGGCGGCACGCTGCACCTGGTCGGCGACGAGGACCGCCGCGACCCGCGCGGGCTGCACGACTACCTGCGCCGCGAGCGGATCGACGTGCTCAAGACGACACCGTCGCACTGGGACGCGGTGTTCCGGGCGATCGGGCCGGACGCGCCGGCCGAGCCGCTGCTGCGATTCCTGATCCTCGGCGGCGAGCCGCTCGGCCTCTCGCTCGCCCGCCGGGTGCTCACCTCGGGGATCACCCGCACGCTGGTCAACCACTACGGCCCGACCGAGGCGACCGTCGGGGTCGCGGTCCACCTGCTCGACGACCCGGCCGAGGTGGACGCCGTCGCCCACCTGGGCTCGGTGCCGATCGGCACCCCGCTCGGCGCCACCCGGCTGGTCGTCCGCGACGCCGGCGGCGAGCTGCACGAGCGGGACGCCACCGGCGAGCTGTATGTGGCCGGCCCGGCCGTCGCCCTCGGCTACCGCGACGAGGACGCGGCCACCGCCGCCGCGTTCCCCGCCGCGCTCGGGACGTACGGCCGCGCCTACCGGACCGGTGACCGGGTCCGCGCCGACGCCGAGGGCGTGCTGGAGTTCCTGGGCCGCGACGACCGGCAGGTCAAGATCCGGGGATACCGGGTGGAACTCGGGCATGTCGAGGCCGCGTTGCGCCGCCTGCCCACGGTTTCCGCCGCGGTCGCGGTGCACCGGAAGGGACAGCGCCCGGCCCTGGTCGCCGCGGTGGTCGCGGAGGACGCCGCCGGGCTCCGGGAACAGCTGCGGGAGAACCTGCCGCACTACCTGGTACCGGATCGGATCGAGGCCTTCGGTGCCTTCCCGCGTACCGGCAACGGCAAGACCGATCACCGCGCGCTGCGGGACCTCCTCGAGGAACGGCTCACCGCGCCGGTCACCTCGGGACCGGCCACCTCCGATCCGATCCTGGCCGACGTCACCGCCGCCTGGCGCGGCGCGCTCGGGCACGAGGCGTTCGGCCCGGACGACGACTTCGCCGCCGCCGGTGGCACCTCGATCGACGCCATCGCGGTGATCGCGCAACTCCAGGTCCAGGGCTATCCGGTCAGCACGGCGGCGTTCCTGGCCGCGCCGACCGTGACCGGTCTGGCGGCGGTGCTGCGCGACGGCGGCGCCGACGACGGTCGCGGCGACCCGGACGGGCCGGCCGACGACGGCCTTGCCCTCTCCCCGGCGCAGTCCTGGTTCTTCCGGCAGGACTTCCAGCAGCCCGACCACTGGAACCAGGCACTGCTGCTGCGGGTGGACGCCGGCGTACGCGAGGCGGAGCTCGAGGCCGCGCTGCACGACGTCGCCGACATGCACCCGATGTTGCGTACGGCGTTCGTCCCGCAACCGGGCGGCGCCGGGATCCGCCGGCACGTCACCGCCGCCCGGGACCTGCTCACCACCTCGGCGCTGCCCCCGGGTGAGCGGGCCGCCGCCCAGCACATCCGCCAGGTGGCGGCCGACCGGCAGGCCGGCTTCAGCGTCACCGGCGGGCGCCTGTTCGCGGCCCACCTGTTCCGGGGCACCGACGAGGCGCACCTGCTGCTCGCCGCCCACCACCTCGCCGTCGACGCGGTCTCCTGGCGGATCGTGGTCAACGACCTCAGCCGCTGCTACGACGAGCGCCGGGACGGCCGGCAACCGGGCCGGCCGTACCGGCCCACCGAGTTCGGCGCGTGGGCGGCCCGGCTGCGCCACCACGCCGGCGCGCTGCGCGACGACCTGCCCCGGTTCCCGTCGTCACCCGCCGTGGCGGGCGGGGACAACCCGGAGAAGCACGCCCAGGCGGTGTGGTTCGGGCTGTCCCGGGAGGAGACCCGGGCGCTGACCCGGGCGACCGGTGCCGTGCCGAACGCGGTGCTGCTCGGCGCGTTCGCCCAGGCGCTCGGTGACCGGGAGCTGGTGGCCGACGTGGAGAGTCACGGCCGGGCGACCTTCGACGAGTCGGTCGACGTGTCCCGGGTGGTGGGCTGGTTCACCTCCACCTATCCGGTGCGGCTGCCGGTCGCCGCGGACGTCGCGGCGACCGTGGCGGCCACCTCGGCGGCGCTGGACGACGTACCCCATCTCGGTGTCGCCTACGGCCTGCACGAGCAGCCCCGCCGGGCGGAGATCTGCTACAACTACCTCGGCGCGTTCGCCCTGCCCCGGACCGGTGGGTTGCGGGCGGAGGTCTCGGCGTACTCGGTGGGCCCGGTGCGCGGTCCGGAGAACGATCGGGTCTACCCGCTCAAACTGACCGGGCGCCTGCACGACGGGCAGCTGATCGCCGACCTGTCGTTCACCGCCGGACGGCACGACCCCGAGCAGATGCGCGCGCTCTGCCGGGCCACCCGGGCGCACCTGCTGAGCCTGGCCGGGCTGCCGGCCGGGCGGGCGCAGCTGGTGACCGAGCACGGGTCCAGCACCGGGCTGCTGCTGCAGGTGCCACCGGAGCTGCGGGACCTGACGCCGGTGGCCGAGCCCACCACCCGGGAGTACGCCTCCGTCGTGCTGACCGGGGCCACCGGCTTCATCGGCGTGCACCTGCTGCACCTGCTGCTGACCCGGACCCGCGCGCGGGTGCACTGCCTGGTCCGCGCGCACGCCGGTGGCTCGGCGGCGGACCGGCTGCGCCAGACGTACGCGTGGTATCTGCCGGGGGAGAACCTGGACCGGTACGCGGACCGGCTCGTCGTGCACACCACCGACCTGGCCGGTCCGGACCTGGGCCTGTCCCAGCGGGCGTACCGGACGCTCGCCGGGGAGGCGGAGGCGATCTACCACCTGGCCGCCGACACCCGGCTCTACGGCGACCGCGAGTCGTTCGCCCGGCAGAACACGTCGGTGGTCCGTGCCCTGGCCGGACTCGCCGCCACCGGCCGCCCCAAGCACCTGCACCACGTCTCCACCCTCGCGGTCTGCGGGACCGGGCCGGACGGCCCGCCGGTGGTCTTCTCCGAGGACAGCCTGGACGTGGGCCAGCGGTTCCTCAACGAGTACGAGCGCAGCAAGTTCGAAGCCGAACGCGTCGTCCACGAGTTCGCCGCGGCTGGCGGCGCCGGCTTCATCTACCGCTCCGGCAACGTCAGCGGGCACTCCCGGACCGGCCGGTTCCAGCGCAACGCCGGATCGAGCCGCCTGGTGCAGTTGCTGCGCGGCTGTGCCCACCTCGGCCGGGTGCCGGCGCTCGACGGGGAGGCCCTCACGCTCAGCCCGGTGGACGTGGTCGCCGAGGGCATCCTGGCGCTGTCCCGCAGCGCGGCGATCGAGGGCGGCACGTTCCACGTGGAGAGTCAGCACACGGTCACCTACCGGGAGCTGTTCGACGCGCTCCGGTCGGCCGGGTGCGTGCTGGCGGAGGACCCGGCGCCGAGCTTCGCGGCGCTGTTCCGCCGCCACGTCGCCGACGGCGACGAGCAGGCCGCCCTGGCCTACTTCTGGGCCGGTCGCCCGGAGCGCAACGTCCGGTACGAGCACCACCGGACACTGCGCACCCTGTCCCGGCTGGGCGTGACGTTTCCCGCGCCGACCCGCGAGTGGCTGACCGGATACATGGCAGGACTGATCGACGAAGGTGAGATTCCGGTGGTACGGCAGGCGGGAGTGGGACGTGACTGA
- a CDS encoding SDR family oxidoreductase, which yields MTEQRVAVVTGASSGIGRAIAVRFARQGIRVVAAGRNADELAKLAGELPELVRPVCGDVTDPGHPERLLAAAEKWEPASILVVSAGHGLPGTVLGSDPDGWRDLVEVNYLAVLRQLRVGGEYFTGQAERDNGRRVRDIVVIGSTAGRQVSAANPVYGSTKFAVHSLVEALRQEVCAHNIRVTLIEPGFVRSGFQETAGYDMAWFDKVTEDNGPLLTPDDVAETVGFVVDRPAHVHLDDIRLRPTRQRV from the coding sequence GTGACTGAGCAGCGGGTGGCGGTCGTCACCGGAGCATCGTCGGGTATCGGGCGGGCGATCGCCGTACGCTTCGCCCGGCAGGGCATCCGGGTGGTGGCGGCCGGGCGCAACGCCGACGAGCTGGCCAAGCTCGCCGGCGAGCTGCCGGAGCTGGTACGCCCGGTGTGCGGCGACGTGACCGACCCGGGTCACCCGGAGCGGCTGCTGGCCGCCGCCGAGAAGTGGGAGCCGGCCAGCATCCTGGTGGTGTCGGCGGGCCACGGGCTGCCCGGCACGGTGCTCGGCTCCGACCCGGACGGCTGGCGCGACCTGGTCGAGGTCAACTATCTGGCGGTACTGCGCCAGCTGCGGGTCGGCGGCGAGTACTTCACCGGCCAGGCCGAGCGCGACAACGGCCGCCGGGTGCGCGACATCGTGGTCATCGGCTCCACCGCCGGGCGCCAGGTCTCCGCCGCGAACCCGGTCTACGGCTCGACCAAGTTCGCGGTGCACTCGCTGGTGGAGGCGCTGCGCCAGGAAGTGTGCGCGCACAACATCCGGGTCACCCTGATCGAGCCCGGCTTCGTCCGCTCCGGTTTCCAGGAGACGGCCGGCTACGACATGGCCTGGTTCGACAAGGTCACCGAGGACAACGGCCCGCTGCTCACCCCGGACGACGTCGCCGAGACGGTCGGCTTCGTCGTCGACCGACCCGCCCACGTCCACCTCGACGACATCCGCCTGCGCCCGACCCGGCAACGTGTATGA
- a CDS encoding SDR family NAD(P)-dependent oxidoreductase, whose translation MDAVVENLFSLKGRRAVVTGGSSGIGRSIADALCRVGADVVIVARREEQLREVTEELRAIGGAAGWIAGDLGDRAGVHRVADEIVARHGFPDILVNSAGINLRPPLGELSEQDWDRTMRVNLDASFLLGQRFGPAMAEAGWGRIINLASQQSIRAFGNSGAYGVSKAAVAALTRSQAEAWSPRGVCANAIAPGFVHTPLTEPVFQDPARAEAMARRTMIGRNGTMADFTGVAIFLAGDASAYLTGQTIFVDGGFSAT comes from the coding sequence ATGGACGCCGTAGTCGAGAACCTGTTCTCGCTGAAAGGCCGCCGTGCCGTGGTCACCGGGGGCAGCTCCGGGATCGGCCGATCCATCGCGGACGCGCTGTGCCGGGTCGGCGCCGACGTGGTGATCGTCGCCCGCCGCGAGGAGCAGTTGCGCGAGGTGACCGAGGAGCTGCGGGCCATCGGCGGTGCGGCCGGCTGGATCGCCGGCGACCTCGGTGACCGGGCCGGCGTGCACCGCGTCGCCGACGAGATCGTGGCGCGGCACGGCTTCCCGGACATCCTGGTCAACTCGGCCGGCATCAACCTGCGGCCACCGCTGGGTGAGCTGTCCGAGCAGGACTGGGACCGCACCATGCGGGTCAACCTGGACGCCTCGTTCCTGCTGGGCCAGCGGTTCGGCCCGGCGATGGCCGAGGCCGGCTGGGGCCGCATCATCAACCTCGCCTCCCAGCAGTCGATCCGCGCCTTCGGCAACAGCGGGGCGTACGGCGTCTCCAAGGCCGCCGTCGCCGCGCTCACCCGGTCGCAGGCCGAGGCGTGGTCGCCGCGCGGCGTCTGCGCCAACGCGATCGCGCCGGGTTTCGTGCACACCCCGCTGACCGAGCCGGTCTTCCAGGACCCGGCCCGCGCCGAGGCGATGGCCCGGCGCACGATGATCGGCCGCAACGGCACGATGGCCGACTTCACCGGCGTCGCGATCTTCCTGGCCGGCGACGCGTCGGCGTACCTGACCGGGCAGACCATCTTCGTCGACGGCGGCTTCTCCGCGACCTGA